A segment of the Solanum lycopersicum chromosome 9, SLM_r2.1 genome:
TTTCGCGTGGCATGTTTAaattacaagattaaaggaaaattttgtacatttgacataattttaatttaggaccacataataaaaaatctttattattattttaaattgggaaaatgcacaagtaccccctcaacctatgcccgaaatctcagagacacacttatactatactaatgtcctattaccccccttaacttattttataagttattttctatcccttttcagcctacgtggcacAAATTTTAAAACGAAAAGTCAATCtgcgttggacccacaagatagtgccacataggccgaaaaggggtagaaaattattaataaaataagttaaagggggtaataggaccttggtatagtataagtgtgtctctgagatttcgggcatatgttgagggggtacttgtgcattatccaaaaaatttatcattgtctCATCTTGATCCATATTCTTCTACTTGCGAACAAAAAGTACAAAAGATTATTCATCtgcagaaaattttaaatcaaatgcCAGATGCATTTACAGATTTGAAATGGATTACTACATCACATATTCCTACAGAGAATGACCTAATTCGAATTAATGTCCCTAAAGGACCATCCACTAGTGTGATAGATAATGAGTCAAATACACACCTAAAGCGTGGTAAACCATTGGGGTCTAAGGATCAAAAttctagaaaaagaaagattaaatgtCTAGATGACACTATGAAAGAATCTCATATGGAAGTTCAAAATTGGAATAAGTCTGATATTCATGAAAGAATCAATGAACATGAAACTCAAAGAAATAATGAACTCTCCATAAATTTAAGAGATGTTGAAACTAATATGAATCGATCAGAAATAGTGGTTGATTATGTCTTTGCATATAATGTTGCAACAAATATCATGCAAGATAATGAGGATCATGAACCTCAATCTATTATAGAATGTCAACAAcgaaatgattggccaaaatggcaagaaGCGATTCAATCAGAGTTGAATTCACTTGCCAAGCATGAAGTTTTTGGACCTATAGTTCAAACACCTAATGGTATTAAACCTGTTGGTTACAAATGGATTTTTGtgcgaaaaagaaatgagaaaaatgaaatacaaaggtaTAAAGCACGCCTTGTGGCACAAGGATTTTTTCAACGGCCTAGCGTCGACTATGAAGAGACATACTCACCAATTATGGATGCAATAACATTGCATTATCTCATTAGTTTCACCGTCCATGATTAACTTGAATTGCATTTGATGGATGTGGTTACAACCTACCTTTATGGATCACTTGATAAAAGATATACATTAAAATTCCTGAAGGATTTGCGATGCCTAAATCATGTAattcaaaatctcaagaaatgtattcaattaaattgcaaAGATCATTTTATGGTTTGAAGCAACATGCGTGCATTTGGTATAACAGTCTTAGtaagtatttaattaaggaaGGTTATACAAATGATGCAATTTTTCCATGTGTCTTTGTAAAGaaaacaatatcaaaatttGTTGTACTTGCTATTATGTTAATTACATAAATCTTATTGGAACTCCAATAGACCTTCAAAAggcaattgattatttaaagaatgaatttgagatgaaagatctgGGAAGGACAAAATTATGCCTTGGTTTAAAAATTGagcatttgacaaatggtatttttgttcatcaatctGCCTATACAGAAAAAGTGTTAAAAAGATTTTGTATGGATGAAGCGCATCCATTAAGTATTCTGATGGTTGTTCGTTCACTTGATGTTAATACGGATCCATTCCGACCTCAAGAAAAGGATGAAGAAAATCTTGATTTTGAAGTACCATATCTTGGTGCAATTTGTGCACTAATGTATCTTGCTAAAACTACGAGGCCTGATATAGCTTTTACTGTTAACTTGTTAGAAAGGTATAGTTATGCGCCTACTAGGAGACATTGGAATGGAATCAAACACATTTCGTAATATCTTAAAGGGATAACTGATATGGgcttattctattttttaattgtcGCCAAAATCTTGTTGGTTATGTTGATgcaaaatatttatctgatccacaCAAAGCTCGATCCAAAACAggctatgtgtttatatgtgtgGGCACTGCCATATCTTGGATATCTACAAAGCAGTTCATCGTAGCCACTTCATCTAATCATGCTGAAATTATAGTTATTCATGAagcaagtagagaatgtgtGTGGTTAAGTTCTATGATACATCTCATTCGAGAGAAATGTGGTTTGGAATGTGATAAAGTAACCACAACtttatatgaagataatgcAGCATGCATAACACAACTTAAGGGAGGATTCATAAAAGGGTTCAtaaaatgttcaaaaaattcgTTCAAGTGACAATGTGACTGATCTATTCACCAAGTCTCACCAACTGCAACTTCcaagaagatggtgcacaagcttggaatGCGAATATTCAAGTCTCTGGATTGATGTTCTCATTAAGGGGAGTTAATACACATTGTACTCTTTTTCCCGTACGTGCTTTTGTCCCActaggttttccttgtaagcTTTTTAATAAGGCAACCTAGATGCGTATtaatagatatgtgtactctttttctttactagagtttttcttttcttaaagtttttttttgtaaggTTTTTGACGAGGCACATCATCTATAAATTAGACATTCAAGGGAAGTGTTATAAAGTATTTCTATTATAATGAATTTATatcatgtggagtcctttttaggatatggttaAAGAGTCCTACTTGGAGACCAAGATAGATTTCTCCTTAAATTCAttcatcaagaaaataacaagtcttgtcttcttttctctctagtttcttcttatcctatagttttataacattaatcaatttttgtacGCTTTGTTTTTTACCTTTTCCTATTCTATTTTTATGTACTTTGTTAACCttctctttctttattatttttttttgttgttcttattttttattttaattccatTTGTAATATGCtttagtttctcttttttttaaaatttatattttattctttttcagtTCACGTttgttctcttttctttcttatgcTTTCTtactatttttcaattaatatttctaattatttgtatttatttttaccctaaatctctacattatattcatatattctTCTATTATATAccttaatatatcaaattaatgggaaactatttttttctacataaaacaaaagtagATTCCCCATAACTTTTCTAAGTCGCTAATCACTTATGTTTCAGTTTTTTTCCTAGTCAATTTAgtctacaaatattttttttttggtaaaatcttAAGTGGAAAGCTCAAAGAAACATTTActattaaatatcataaaacaaatttcaatataaaatgcATCTAAAAAGCAtggacaataataataataacaacaataataataacaacaataataataatgataacaacaacaataataacaacaacaataaatataataataataataataataatagtaataataataataataataataataataataataatgataacgataatgataacaataataataagatcaataataataatcatgatgccgatgatgatgatgacgattatgatgacgatgacgatgatgatgatgatgatgacgaagatgatgatgatgatgataatgatgatgataatgataatgatgacggagatgatgatgacaatgatgatgatgacgatgttGGCGATGATAGTGacgataatgatgatgatgacgacgacgatgatgatgatgaagatgatgataatgatgatgatcatggTGATGACGAttacgatgacgatgatgacaatacaatgacgacgacgacgatgattattatgataatgatgatgatgatgataatgaggattatgatgatgatgatgacgatgatgacgataatgatgacgatgatgatgatgaagatgacaAAGATGATTATGACAAAGatgacaatgatgatgatgataatgacgatgacgatgacgatgacgacgatgacgacgatgatgacgatgataatgacgacgatgatgatgacaacgatgatgacgatgatgatgatgatgatgatgatgacgattaTGACAAGGACGATGGCGATGATGATGAAAAttacgatgatgatgacgatgacgatgacgatgatgatgatgatgacagcgatgacgatgacgatgatttTTATATACCTCCTTTTCCACCACTGGCTCCCGTACAAGGATAGTTACCTTGAAGGGTTCATTTAAAATATAGgacaaaatatcaaactttctagCTCTCAAGAGAGTAACAAAAGATAGTGTAGACCCTGAATAAggtaaagcatatacatcaatagagaagacttgtaacatatcggttaccacatcgggagaactctGTTGTTCACCCCTTGAGCGAAGtgaataaaaattattctttttttgagGATCCACATTAGAACCACTAGCTTGCCCACTACCATTTTCTTTACTCTTCATATTTGGTCAATCTAACCTTGTGGCCATTCTTGCCATACACAAAGCAATTGTCCGTCCCAAAAAGGCAATCACCGtaatgcttcttgccacactttccacaagttggcttcttgttTGGTGAGCTAgtacctcttcccttttgacACTTAGGATTAGAAATGCTATCACCACAATCCCTGGGAAATTTAGTAGGAACTTGATTCAAAGACCTTCTcttaaacctaggcttgtctttgATATCAAGCCTACCttttgaagaaccaccatcaaaagaccttgccctcttggcatctctactctttTTCTTAGCTCTTgtctcttccacttgttgatcatgaaccataagacgagaaatgttcatattgtcatgtagcatagacAAATGACATTCTTCCTTCAAGTCATCCGACACTCCTGTCACAAAAcaactcatttcatctctaggatcagaaaccaaagaaaaaaaatatttttacaatttagtgaatctcaaagagtattcaagtacactcatacctccttcaGAAAGGTCGATAAATTCCAccactcaacttccctttcttgccaaatctcaccACCCTTTTTCATAGGAAAAATTGttaaatacactttatcacctttttCAAACACTAATTTCCTTTTCCTATGGTCatcataagacttttgccagCTATAGGCTGTTTTCAAGcgattccttatgatatgaacattTTCCAAAGGCTTATAAATGAAATTGGGACCCAAAAGTAGagactcacccacttcaaaacATCCAAGTGAatatctacatctcctaccatacaaggctccATAAGGAGCCATAGATATAAATGAATGGTATTTATTGTTGTAAGCGAACTCGACCAAAGGCAAGTGCTTATCCAAATTACACttgaaattaattatacaatcTCTAAGAATATCCTCAAAGGTTTGAATAGAGCTCTCCGGTTGACCTTTCATTTGAGAATTAAAAGTGGTGCTTAAATTCACCTTGGTACCTAACCCTTTTTTGAATGATCTCCAAAATCTCGATGTAAATTATGCACCCCTATtagatatgatggatagtggaattCCATAgagacacacaatctcatctatgaagatacttgcataatcctccacgAATAAGTATACTTGACGGGACTAAAATGAACgaatttggtcaacctatcaacaaccacccatatgtagtcatattgcttttgtgtcTAAGccaaacctaccacaaaatccataatTATGTCTTCCCATTTCCAAGTAGGgacttggatttcttgaagtaaatcACCCGGCTTTTGGTGTTCGACTTTCACTTGTTCGCAATTTGGACACCTTGCAACAAATTCctcaatgtccttcttcaagcCTTCCCACCAAAAACACTTCCCTAAAGTTATGGTACATATTTGtagaacccggatgaatggaataacgGGACCCATGAGTTTCCTCAAGAATCGGGTTCGTCAAACCAAATACATTGGGAACACGTAACCTTTCTTGAAACCTCAAGAAACCATTctcccctaaggagaatgactcattaagcttaccaatAACTGATTCcatcaactccatcaatgattgatcaaggtgtttctttgacttcacctcaaccaccaaagatgattcagagttatgatggaccataaaaccaccatttggagaatcttccaagCTCACACACAATCTagcaaacctatgaacatcATTCACTGTGTCTTTCTTAGATTCTTCTAAATGAGATACACTACTCATGGTCATACAACTTAGagcatccacaaccacattggcctttcTGAGGTGATAGAgtacactcatgtcgtaatctttcaataattcaaaccatcttctttgtcaaagattcaactccttttgagtaaacacttattaaagactcttgtggtcggtataAACTTcgacatggacaccatacaagtaatttctccatattttcaaggaaaataccacAACCGCTAACTCAAGACCATGAGTTGGGTAatttctctcatgcaccttatgTTGCCTAGAGTCATAGGCTAttactttcccatgttgcataagaacaaaccctaaacccactcAAGATGCATCAAAATACACAACAAAGACCTTAATACCCTTCGGTAAATTCAACACCGGATCGGAAGTAAGAATATATTTTATGCTTTGGAAACTTCTTTTACATGCCTCAGACCACTAAAACTTTTTCCTCTTTAAA
Coding sequences within it:
- the LOC138338465 gene encoding uncharacterized protein — its product is MSVLYHLRKANVVVDALSCMTMSSVSHLEESKKDTVNDVHRFARLCVSLEDSPNGGFMVHHNSESSLVVEVKSKKHLDQSLMELMESVIGVSDDLKEECHLSMLHDNMNISRLMVHDQQVEETRAKKKSRDAKRARSFDGGSSKGRLDIKDKPRFKRRSLNQVPTKFPRDCGDSISNPKCQKGRGTSSPNKKPTCGKCGKKHYGDCLFGTDNCFVYGKNGHKVRLTKYEE